From the genome of Bicyclus anynana chromosome 20, ilBicAnyn1.1, whole genome shotgun sequence, one region includes:
- the LOC112057967 gene encoding growth arrest-specific protein 1, with translation MWWLLALVCLTASGAGGTPCEEARMRCAYRAGCGAALNNYMYLCNEVLTKPISSCPNECGHALIALTSTEEGKELMNCQCEDEYCLEAKQRIDVCRPLVMRGAANATASCRLSQLICLADAQCATALRYYKELCRSVYRGRKCSNKCLNSIQILRKQEKAAALQACHCDGNEDYDCPKMQNNLARLCFHKHSKNLTNNYQRGYEERHKKHHPQVVSSASSVTTFSALFILCTFFMIKQNT, from the exons ATGTGGTGGTTACTGGCACTAGTATGTCTGACGGCAAGCGGCGCAGGCGGCACGCCCTGCGAGGAGGCCCGCATGCGGTGCGCCTACCGGGCCGGCTGCGGCGCCGCGCTGAACAACTATATGTATCTGTGCAACGAGGTGCTCACCAAGCCCATCAGCTCGTGCCCCAATGAGTGTGGCCACGCACTCATCGCACTCACGTCCACTGAAGAGGGGAAGGAGCTAATGAAT TGCCAATGCGAAGACGAGTACTGCTTGGAAGCAAAACAACGGATCGACGTCTGCAGGCCATTGGTGATGAGAGGCGCTGCCAACGCCACAGCGTCCTGTAGACTCTCGCAGCTGATCTGCTTAGCTGACGCGCAATGCGCTACGGCTCTGAGGTACTACAAGGAACTCTGCAGATCAGTGTACCGCGGCAGAAAGTGCTCCAACAAATGCCTAAACTCCATACAAATTCTTCGCAAGCAGGAGAAAGCTGCGGCGCTTCAAGCGTGCCACTGTGACGGCAACGAAGACTACGATTGCCCCAAAATGCAGAACAATCTAGCTAGATTATGCTTTCACAAGCATTCGAAGAACCTTACAAACAACTACCAGAGAGGCTACGAAGAGAGGCACAAGAAACATCACCCACAAGTGGTCTCCTCAGCGAGTTCTGTCACCACATTTAGTGCATTATTTATACTTTGCACATTTTTCATGATTAAGCAGAACACGTGA